Proteins encoded within one genomic window of Flavobacterium sp. NG2:
- a CDS encoding TspO/MBR family protein: MNKITKILCIVVTCLAIGYFSGMVTRSSIETWYPTLIKPSFNPPNWIFAPVWSMLYIMMGIAAGLVWDRMDFEKEKTTKALTVFAIQLALNALWSYLFFGLMNPMLAGIEIILLWLFVYETYIQFSKINKLSGYLFLPYLAWVSFAMVLNWNIWWLNR; encoded by the coding sequence ATGAATAAGATTACCAAAATCCTTTGTATTGTAGTGACCTGCCTAGCGATAGGATATTTTTCGGGTATGGTTACCCGTTCTAGCATCGAAACTTGGTATCCTACACTTATAAAACCGAGTTTCAACCCACCCAATTGGATTTTCGCACCGGTTTGGAGCATGTTGTATATTATGATGGGAATTGCAGCGGGATTGGTTTGGGATCGCATGGATTTTGAAAAAGAAAAAACAACTAAAGCACTTACGGTTTTTGCCATACAACTCGCTTTAAATGCACTTTGGTCTTATTTATTCTTTGGATTAATGAATCCCATGTTAGCTGGAATCGAAATTATTTTACTTTGGCTTTTTGTATATGAAACGTATATCCAATTTTCCAAAATCAACAAATTATCAGGCTACTTATTCCTTCCTTATCTGGCTTGGGTGAGTTTTGCAATGGTTCTGAATTGGAATATTTGGTGGCTTAACAGATAG
- a CDS encoding mevalonate kinase, which translates to MKGPLFYSKILLFGEYGIIRDSKGLSIPYNFYNGALKRNENPSAEAIASNESLKRFADYLEKLHLEQPDLVIFNLEALKSDVATGMYFDSSIPQGYGVGSSGALVAAIYDKYAQDKITVLENLTREKLLQLKTIFSQMESFFHGKSSGLDPLNSYLSIPILINSKDNIEATGIPNQSFDGKGAVFLLDSGIVGETAPMVNIFMENLKDKGFRAMLKNQFVKYTDACVDDFLGGDIKSLFTNTKKLSKVVLNHFKPMIPEQFHALWQQGIDTNDYYLKLCGSGGGGYILGFTEDLERAKASLKDYKLEVVYQF; encoded by the coding sequence ATGAAAGGACCTTTGTTTTACTCAAAAATATTACTCTTTGGAGAATACGGAATTATTCGTGACTCTAAAGGGCTTTCGATTCCGTATAATTTTTACAACGGAGCTTTGAAAAGAAATGAAAATCCTTCTGCTGAAGCAATCGCATCAAATGAAAGTTTGAAACGATTTGCAGACTACCTTGAAAAACTACATCTTGAACAACCAGATTTAGTTATTTTTAATTTAGAAGCCTTAAAAAGCGATGTGGCTACAGGAATGTATTTTGATTCAAGTATTCCACAGGGGTATGGAGTAGGGAGTAGTGGTGCTTTGGTAGCGGCTATTTATGATAAATATGCGCAAGATAAAATCACGGTTTTAGAGAATTTAACCCGTGAAAAATTATTACAACTAAAAACTATTTTTTCTCAAATGGAAAGTTTTTTCCATGGGAAAAGTTCAGGTTTAGACCCTTTAAATAGTTATTTGAGTATTCCGATTTTGATTAATTCAAAAGATAATATTGAAGCGACTGGAATCCCAAACCAAAGTTTTGATGGCAAAGGCGCTGTCTTTTTATTAGACTCAGGAATTGTAGGTGAAACAGCACCTATGGTTAATATCTTCATGGAAAACTTAAAAGATAAAGGGTTTCGAGCCATGCTTAAAAACCAATTTGTAAAATATACCGATGCTTGTGTAGATGACTTTTTAGGAGGTGATATAAAATCGTTGTTTACCAATACTAAAAAACTTTCTAAAGTAGTTTTGAATCATTTTAAACCAATGATTCCAGAACAGTTTCACGCACTTTGGCAACAAGGAATTGATACCAATGATTATTATTTAAAATTGTGTGGTTCAGGTGGTGGAGGTTACATTCTTGGATTTACTGAGGATTTAGAAAGAGCCAAAGCTTCTTTGAAAGATTACAAACTAGAAGTAGTCTATCAGTTTTAA
- the fdhD gene encoding formate dehydrogenase accessory sulfurtransferase FdhD, protein MQTLLYEGIKKRDCATEKINDFLVVEAPLEISINQSSFTVVMRTPGNDFELIRGLLHAEDIYRSEVNLKMEVVSDTPNAFTKIEVTIPEKLLGNGYMNKRSLLSVSSCGICGKQQLDDFEIPKTKLKNQPQINLDKLPEMFAIMSEHQQVFSLTGGSHAAVIFDENYAFLTLKEDIGRHNAVDKCIGKLIQTNQLKSAAFMLVSGRVSYEIITKAFFAKISTIVAVSACSSLAVDYAKEFGICLIGFSRDNKATIYSNN, encoded by the coding sequence ATGCAGACACTTCTTTACGAAGGAATCAAAAAGAGGGATTGTGCTACTGAAAAAATCAATGATTTTTTGGTAGTCGAAGCGCCTTTGGAAATTAGTATCAACCAAAGTTCGTTTACAGTGGTGATGCGTACACCGGGAAATGATTTCGAACTGATACGAGGCTTACTCCATGCCGAAGATATTTATCGTTCGGAAGTGAATCTTAAAATGGAAGTCGTATCCGATACTCCAAATGCCTTTACCAAAATTGAAGTGACCATTCCTGAAAAGCTGTTGGGTAATGGCTATATGAATAAGCGCTCCTTATTATCTGTTTCTTCTTGTGGAATATGTGGCAAGCAACAATTGGACGATTTCGAAATTCCTAAAACCAAATTAAAAAACCAACCTCAAATCAATCTGGATAAATTACCTGAAATGTTTGCTATAATGAGCGAACATCAACAAGTTTTTAGTTTGACTGGAGGTTCACATGCAGCCGTTATTTTTGATGAAAACTATGCTTTTTTGACTTTGAAAGAAGACATAGGGCGTCACAATGCCGTGGATAAATGTATTGGGAAATTGATACAAACGAATCAACTCAAATCAGCGGCTTTTATGCTAGTCAGCGGTAGGGTTTCCTATGAGATTATCACCAAAGCTTTTTTTGCCAAAATCAGTACCATCGTAGCGGTTTCGGCTTGTTCGTCCTTGGCGGTAGATTATGCCAAGGAATTCGGAATTTGTCTGATAGGTTTTTCGAGAGATAACAAAGCAACGATTTATTCAAATAATTAA
- a CDS encoding diphosphomevalonate decarboxylase, whose amino-acid sequence MFSINDFIPSTYLNSIETGQFQWSAPSNIALVKYWGKKGQQIPANPSVSFTLNNCKTITKLAFAKKDISTALNVTDSGFSFDLLFEGKPKEDFKPKIQKFFERIEVYLPFLKEYHFTIDTQNTFPHSSGIASSASGMAALAMNLMSLEKALRPEMTEDYFYQKASFLARLGSGSACRSVKGEVVVWGHQANITGSTDLYGVEYPHVIHDNFKDFQDTILLVDKGEKQVSSTLGHDLMHGHPFAEQRFAQAHENLDKLKVIFENGNVDEFIKVVESEALTLHAMMMTSMPYFILMKPNTLQIINAIWKFRSETQIPVCFTLDAGSNVHVLYPYAVKEKVLQFIQDELVGYCQNGQYICDQIGIGAMLL is encoded by the coding sequence ATGTTTTCAATCAACGATTTTATACCTTCAACTTATTTGAATTCAATTGAAACTGGTCAATTCCAATGGAGCGCTCCTAGTAATATTGCTTTAGTAAAATATTGGGGTAAGAAAGGACAACAAATTCCTGCCAATCCATCGGTAAGTTTTACTTTGAATAATTGTAAAACGATTACTAAGTTGGCTTTTGCTAAAAAAGACATTTCGACTGCGCTCAATGTGACAGATTCTGGTTTCTCTTTTGATCTATTGTTCGAAGGAAAACCAAAAGAAGATTTTAAACCCAAAATTCAAAAGTTTTTTGAGCGAATAGAAGTCTATTTGCCGTTTTTGAAAGAATATCATTTTACGATTGATACACAAAATACCTTTCCGCATAGTTCAGGGATAGCTTCTTCGGCATCAGGAATGGCAGCTTTGGCGATGAATTTGATGAGTTTGGAAAAAGCCTTACGTCCTGAGATGACCGAGGATTATTTTTATCAAAAAGCGTCTTTTTTAGCGCGATTGGGTTCAGGTAGCGCTTGCCGAAGTGTAAAAGGAGAAGTAGTAGTTTGGGGGCATCAAGCCAATATTACAGGAAGTACTGATTTGTATGGAGTAGAATATCCGCATGTCATTCACGATAATTTCAAGGATTTTCAAGATACGATTTTGTTAGTTGACAAAGGCGAAAAGCAAGTGTCAAGTACGTTAGGACATGATTTAATGCACGGTCATCCTTTTGCAGAACAACGTTTTGCGCAGGCACATGAAAATTTAGATAAGTTAAAAGTCATTTTTGAAAACGGAAATGTAGACGAATTTATAAAAGTAGTCGAAAGCGAAGCGCTGACTTTACATGCTATGATGATGACTTCGATGCCTTATTTCATTTTGATGAAGCCGAATACCTTGCAAATTATCAATGCCATCTGGAAATTCCGTTCGGAGACGCAGATTCCAGTTTGTTTTACATTAGATGCAGGTTCAAATGTGCATGTTTTGTATCCTTATGCGGTTAAAGAAAAAGTATTGCAATTTATTCAGGACGAATTAGTTGGCTATTGTCAAAATGGTCAGTACATTTGTGACCAAATTGGAATTGGTGCAATGCTATTGTAA
- a CDS encoding geranylgeranylglycerol-phosphate geranylgeranyltransferase — protein MLNRKQRLLLKKIVSLFSVIRGYNIPIIILAQYLSAVFILAPDKGALSVLLDVDLFLLVFASAITIASGYIINNFYDSQKDLINRPNKSMLDRLVSQATKLKVYFVLNFIAALLALLVSFKVFLFFSAYIFLIWFYSHKIKKYTVIGNLTATLMAVIPFFAITLHYYYSLTFEEIINNKSHFAVIFAHAAFLSLLILIREMIKDLENIKGDLVSEYQTIPVRFGENVSKQIITVLTILTIFPVYILIDVYDVGFMDIYFYVALIGLIFFLSYLWKSNSKEHYLLLHNLLKFLIVSGVFCIVLIDPSVLWNGKRWLMNV, from the coding sequence ATGCTAAATAGAAAACAAAGGCTATTATTAAAGAAAATCGTGAGTTTATTCTCTGTCATTAGAGGATATAATATTCCGATTATAATTTTGGCACAATATCTTTCAGCTGTTTTTATTTTAGCACCAGATAAAGGAGCCTTGTCTGTTTTGTTAGATGTCGATTTGTTTTTATTAGTTTTTGCTTCGGCGATTACGATAGCTTCGGGTTATATCATCAATAATTTTTATGACAGTCAAAAGGATTTAATCAATCGTCCTAATAAATCGATGTTAGATCGATTAGTGAGTCAGGCCACCAAGTTGAAAGTCTATTTTGTATTGAACTTTATTGCAGCTTTACTAGCACTGTTGGTTTCTTTTAAAGTTTTTTTGTTTTTTTCGGCTTATATATTCCTGATTTGGTTTTATTCACATAAGATTAAAAAGTATACTGTGATTGGGAATTTAACAGCCACTTTAATGGCGGTAATTCCGTTTTTTGCGATTACATTACATTATTATTACAGTTTGACATTTGAGGAGATTATTAATAATAAATCTCATTTTGCAGTCATTTTTGCGCATGCTGCTTTTTTATCGTTACTCATCTTAATTCGCGAAATGATTAAGGATTTAGAAAATATCAAAGGGGATTTGGTTAGTGAATATCAAACAATTCCTGTTCGTTTTGGAGAAAATGTTTCTAAGCAAATCATAACAGTTTTGACAATCTTGACCATATTTCCGGTTTATATCCTTATTGATGTTTATGATGTGGGGTTTATGGATATTTATTTCTATGTGGCCTTGATAGGTTTAATCTTCTTTTTGAGTTATTTGTGGAAATCAAACTCTAAAGAACATTACTTACTATTGCACAATTTACTTAAGTTTTTGATTGTTTCAGGCGTTTTTTGCATTGTCTTGATTGATCCTTCTGTTTTATGGAATGGTAAGCGTTGGTTGATGAATGTTTAG
- a CDS encoding type II toxin-antitoxin system RelE/ParE family toxin: MKREVVFSKNAEKRLIDLLDYLEFKWSVKIRDKFIAKLDESISIIQNEPEIFPKSHVNKNQYRCVVSKQTTIYYRYNLKQIKVLSLFDTRQDPNKIDKIK, translated from the coding sequence ATGAAAAGAGAAGTTGTCTTTTCAAAAAATGCTGAAAAAAGGTTAATTGATTTATTGGATTATTTGGAGTTCAAATGGTCTGTGAAAATTAGAGATAAATTCATTGCAAAATTAGACGAGTCAATTTCTATAATTCAAAATGAACCAGAAATTTTCCCAAAATCTCATGTAAACAAAAATCAATATAGATGTGTTGTTTCAAAACAAACAACTATATATTATAGATACAATTTAAAGCAAATTAAGGTTTTGTCTCTTTTCGACACCAGACAAGACCCAAATAAGATTGACAAAATAAAATAA
- a CDS encoding FdhF/YdeP family oxidoreductase codes for MTKKTIAQPPEKFTGIKETDIPHSAVGFKAVKSALTHMKDEVGIMKSIVLLAKLNQKEGFDCPGCAWPDPDEKRSFLAEYCENGAKAVAEEATKNRVSPLFFATHSIYELGLLSDYELGKKGRVTQPMYLREGATHYEPIEWDEAFQKIGKTLNGLQSPDEAIFYTSGRTSNEAAYLYQLFVRQYGTNNLPDCSNMCHESSGSALVETLGIGKGSVTLDDFKHADLVIVMGQNPGTNHPRMLTALGETKQHGGKIISVNPLPEVGLKNFIDPQNPLKWLGSGMDLTDLFLQVKINGDVALLKAILILLHQKEKLHPGTVFDAEFIQKQTLGYEAFITDLERYDLVDLVSQTGLTIAEIETAADMIAVNKKIIVCWAMGLTQHKNGVDNIREVVNLLLLMGSIGKQGAGTCPVRGHSNVQGDRTMGIYEKPSEGFLDALDAHFDFKSPRAHGYDVVDAIEAMHQGKATFFLGMGGNFISATPDTEVTAEALRNCDLTVHISTKINRSHLIHGKEALILPCLGRTEKDIQASGEQFVSVENSMGVVSKSVGHLEPLSEFLKSETAIVAGIAKASLQDSKVNWEAMTGNYDLIRDAIEATIPGFDNFNERVRIPGGFYLPNNARENDFTKTYTGKANFTINQLSDIVLQKDQYLMMTIRTHDQYNTTIYGLDDRYRGILNERRVVFMNQDDMNAAGLKHHDLVDLVSHFEGQERRAEQFLVIPYSIPRQCTATYFPETNVLVPLQSKARISNTPTSKTVVITVHKRE; via the coding sequence ATGACTAAAAAAACAATCGCACAACCACCTGAAAAATTCACTGGAATTAAAGAAACGGATATTCCGCATTCTGCCGTAGGATTCAAAGCAGTCAAGTCGGCTTTGACGCATATGAAAGATGAGGTTGGGATTATGAAAAGCATCGTTTTATTGGCAAAACTAAACCAAAAAGAGGGTTTTGATTGCCCCGGATGTGCGTGGCCAGATCCAGATGAAAAGCGTTCTTTCTTGGCTGAGTATTGTGAAAATGGTGCCAAAGCTGTGGCCGAAGAAGCTACTAAAAACCGTGTCTCGCCTTTGTTTTTCGCGACTCATAGCATTTATGAATTAGGATTATTATCGGATTATGAATTGGGTAAAAAAGGACGTGTAACCCAGCCCATGTATTTACGGGAAGGCGCTACGCATTATGAACCGATTGAATGGGACGAAGCTTTCCAAAAGATTGGAAAAACCTTGAATGGATTGCAATCGCCTGACGAAGCGATTTTTTACACCTCGGGTCGTACGAGTAACGAAGCGGCTTATTTGTACCAATTGTTTGTACGCCAATACGGAACCAATAATTTGCCAGACTGTTCCAATATGTGTCATGAATCCAGTGGTTCAGCACTAGTGGAGACTTTAGGAATCGGGAAAGGTTCAGTGACTTTGGATGATTTTAAACATGCTGATTTGGTAATTGTCATGGGGCAAAATCCAGGAACCAATCATCCTCGAATGTTGACCGCTTTGGGCGAAACCAAACAGCATGGTGGAAAAATTATCAGTGTCAATCCGTTGCCTGAAGTGGGTTTGAAAAACTTTATCGATCCGCAAAACCCGCTGAAATGGTTGGGAAGCGGAATGGATTTGACCGATTTATTCCTGCAAGTCAAAATCAACGGAGATGTCGCTCTTTTGAAAGCGATTCTGATTTTGCTACATCAAAAAGAAAAATTACATCCTGGGACGGTTTTTGACGCTGAGTTTATTCAAAAACAAACCTTAGGTTATGAAGCATTTATAACTGATTTAGAGCGATACGATCTTGTCGATTTGGTCAGTCAAACAGGATTAACGATTGCTGAAATCGAAACAGCAGCGGATATGATTGCTGTCAATAAAAAAATAATTGTCTGCTGGGCAATGGGATTAACCCAACATAAAAACGGTGTCGATAACATTCGGGAAGTAGTGAATTTACTGTTGTTGATGGGAAGCATTGGCAAGCAAGGAGCAGGAACCTGTCCTGTGCGTGGACATTCCAATGTGCAAGGCGATAGAACGATGGGGATTTACGAAAAACCATCCGAAGGCTTTTTGGATGCGCTGGATGCTCATTTTGATTTCAAATCACCTCGAGCACACGGCTATGATGTAGTCGATGCGATTGAAGCCATGCATCAAGGAAAGGCTACATTTTTCTTAGGAATGGGAGGGAATTTTATTTCTGCTACACCAGATACTGAGGTTACTGCTGAGGCCTTGCGCAACTGTGATTTAACCGTACATATTTCGACTAAAATCAACCGTTCTCATTTGATTCACGGTAAGGAAGCTTTGATTTTACCTTGTTTAGGACGAACCGAAAAAGATATTCAAGCTAGTGGTGAACAGTTTGTGTCCGTCGAAAATTCTATGGGCGTGGTTTCTAAATCGGTGGGACATTTGGAACCTTTGTCTGAATTTTTGAAAAGTGAAACTGCTATCGTAGCCGGTATTGCCAAAGCTAGTTTACAGGATTCCAAAGTAAACTGGGAAGCCATGACGGGAAATTATGATTTAATTCGGGACGCCATCGAAGCGACAATTCCTGGTTTTGATAATTTTAACGAACGCGTTCGTATTCCAGGAGGTTTTTATTTACCAAACAACGCCCGTGAAAACGATTTTACCAAAACTTATACGGGTAAGGCTAATTTCACCATCAATCAACTTTCGGATATTGTTTTGCAAAAAGACCAATACTTGATGATGACCATTCGTACACACGATCAATACAATACCACTATTTATGGTCTTGACGACCGTTATCGTGGCATTCTCAACGAAAGACGGGTTGTTTTCATGAACCAAGACGACATGAATGCCGCAGGGTTAAAACACCATGATTTGGTCGATTTAGTCAGTCATTTTGAAGGGCAAGAACGCCGCGCCGAACAGTTTTTGGTGATTCCATACAGCATTCCGAGGCAGTGTACCGCGACTTATTTTCCAGAGACAAATGTCTTGGTGCCATTGCAATCCAAGGCTAGAATTAGTAATACGCCTACTTCTAAGACCGTTGTGATTACGGTGCATAAGAGGGAGTAG